A window from Fibrobacter sp. UWB11 encodes these proteins:
- a CDS encoding tetratricopeptide repeat protein produces the protein MSQSWAVDPRIEQGARFEAKGQYDKALGEYRAMLAENKKNTEAYMAAGKVRMKMKDYKGAVANFRLAYGYDPSLTEAYEGAAKAYEAMGQQAKADAERAKMKGGKAAAKTETAKTETSAPKAEVAKAEPAKTQAPAKATQPAQQAAPAKTETPKAAQPAQVSATEDPFEKGKALLAEGRYAEAAPLWRTVLSKKPGDAGAYFYAGLTRYEMGEYDKAEFNLKKGLSYKERGNDANYYLAKINQKSKHLDLEKKYLSAYLKKAAPDAKFRKAAEDRMAEINAVANAAAEEKAMKEAEAKALKEAKKTGNDKARSVETAVSSQNNEVAPTATNSIANANALYADGYNEAALQMYKALLENEITPDERYFAMLQMGNIYREMRDFHSAVTRYRDVVREFPDSDWATEAERALEDAVWLEKHASELPRNKR, from the coding sequence ATGTCTCAATCTTGGGCTGTTGACCCCCGTATAGAACAGGGCGCCCGTTTTGAGGCTAAGGGCCAGTACGATAAGGCTCTTGGCGAATATCGTGCCATGTTGGCTGAAAATAAGAAGAATACCGAAGCTTACATGGCTGCCGGCAAAGTCCGCATGAAGATGAAGGACTATAAGGGTGCTGTGGCTAATTTCCGCCTCGCTTATGGTTACGATCCGAGTTTGACAGAGGCTTATGAAGGTGCTGCCAAGGCTTACGAAGCTATGGGCCAGCAGGCAAAGGCCGATGCGGAACGCGCAAAGATGAAGGGTGGCAAGGCTGCTGCAAAGACCGAAACGGCTAAGACTGAAACAAGTGCGCCGAAGGCTGAAGTGGCTAAGGCTGAGCCCGCAAAGACCCAGGCACCTGCAAAGGCAACCCAGCCTGCACAACAAGCTGCTCCTGCAAAGACGGAAACTCCGAAAGCTGCTCAACCTGCTCAAGTTTCCGCTACCGAAGACCCGTTTGAAAAAGGCAAGGCTTTGCTTGCTGAAGGCCGTTATGCGGAAGCCGCTCCACTTTGGAGAACTGTGCTTTCGAAGAAGCCCGGCGATGCCGGTGCATACTTCTATGCCGGCCTAACTCGTTATGAGATGGGAGAATACGACAAGGCCGAGTTCAACTTGAAGAAGGGACTTTCGTACAAGGAACGTGGTAACGATGCTAATTACTATTTGGCAAAGATTAACCAGAAAAGCAAGCATCTCGATTTAGAAAAGAAGTATTTGTCTGCTTATCTGAAAAAAGCCGCTCCGGATGCAAAGTTCCGCAAGGCTGCCGAAGACCGCATGGCCGAAATCAATGCTGTTGCTAATGCCGCAGCCGAAGAAAAGGCCATGAAGGAAGCCGAGGCTAAGGCTCTGAAAGAAGCTAAAAAGACAGGGAACGACAAGGCGAGGTCCGTTGAAACAGCTGTGAGCTCGCAGAATAATGAAGTGGCTCCGACGGCGACGAACTCCATTGCCAATGCCAATGCGCTTTATGCGGATGGCTACAATGAAGCGGCTCTCCAAATGTATAAGGCCTTGCTCGAAAACGAAATCACTCCGGATGAACGTTATTTCGCAATGCTCCAGATGGGCAATATCTATCGCGAAATGCGCGATTTCCACAGCGCTGTAACGCGCTATCGTGATGTTGTTCGTGAATTCCCGGATTCCGACTGGGCAACCGAAGCCGAACGCGCTCTGGAAGATGCTGTATGGCTTGAAAAGCATGCAAGTGAACTTCCGCGCAACAAACGATAA
- a CDS encoding FGGY-family carbohydrate kinase, with amino-acid sequence MYLVTYDIGNSFIKAALTKINNTIEFVGATVTTTHTTTTLGGKGVEQSTEQWWDSICRSTKELLKNYSVTSDQIKGISFCSQLNGTVLVDGKGNSVRPPMTFLDRRADQEFKEYFNNGLKIHGLNIWKLIKAMRHTSMVPVGAYSPIWKYKWVQNNEPENFAKIDKFLDVGDYLLFKTTGRFVRTEDSAFCAALNDCRKGHSGWSHTMAKAYGINENHLPEIVQSTDIVGQITEEAAEQMGLEKGTPVIAGGGDVAMVAIGCGNTHSNLTGIYCGTSGSVCTVVDHIIQFADIMMIAVKGPNPAQKYLYGELETAGRCFAWARELIGKLDNSEYSYEECASLVTKAKPGARGLLFTPFMNGCKTPFEDGEIRSSLSGIDLETSRGDLLRAVIEGICFHFRWLLECQAKKCKISDTIRFAGGLARINIMNQILADITGHTIETVKHPQYVGALGAAAVAAIGLGQMKFEDIHNYIEITNTYTPNPENHEIYNKIYKKFLAKVKSDRKLVKG; translated from the coding sequence ATGTACCTAGTAACATACGATATTGGCAATTCCTTTATAAAAGCAGCACTTACAAAAATCAACAATACAATTGAATTCGTCGGTGCAACGGTCACGACGACCCATACGACAACCACCTTGGGTGGCAAAGGTGTGGAGCAAAGCACAGAGCAATGGTGGGATTCCATCTGCCGCAGCACAAAAGAACTTCTCAAAAATTACAGTGTTACAAGCGACCAAATCAAGGGCATCAGCTTTTGCTCCCAATTGAACGGAACTGTTCTAGTAGACGGAAAAGGAAATTCTGTTCGCCCGCCCATGACATTCCTTGATAGGCGCGCCGATCAAGAATTCAAAGAATATTTCAACAACGGCCTAAAGATCCACGGGCTCAATATTTGGAAACTCATCAAGGCCATGCGACACACGAGCATGGTTCCGGTCGGAGCATACAGCCCTATCTGGAAATACAAGTGGGTGCAAAACAACGAGCCCGAAAACTTCGCCAAAATAGACAAGTTCCTAGATGTCGGCGATTATCTTTTGTTCAAGACCACGGGCCGTTTTGTACGCACCGAAGACTCCGCATTCTGTGCTGCACTCAATGATTGCCGCAAAGGGCATTCCGGGTGGAGCCACACCATGGCCAAAGCTTACGGAATCAACGAAAATCACTTGCCCGAAATCGTGCAAAGCACAGACATCGTCGGACAGATTACAGAAGAAGCTGCCGAACAAATGGGTTTGGAAAAAGGAACGCCTGTTATCGCTGGTGGCGGAGACGTTGCCATGGTCGCCATTGGCTGCGGAAACACTCACAGTAACCTCACCGGTATTTACTGCGGCACTTCCGGTTCAGTCTGCACCGTGGTCGACCATATCATCCAGTTTGCCGACATCATGATGATTGCAGTCAAAGGTCCTAATCCCGCTCAAAAATATTTGTACGGTGAACTCGAAACTGCAGGCAGGTGCTTTGCTTGGGCACGAGAATTAATCGGCAAACTAGACAATTCCGAATACAGCTATGAAGAATGTGCTTCGCTTGTCACAAAAGCAAAACCTGGGGCACGAGGACTTTTGTTCACTCCGTTCATGAACGGTTGCAAAACACCATTCGAAGATGGAGAAATCCGCAGTTCGCTTTCGGGCATTGATCTTGAAACAAGCCGTGGAGATTTGCTCCGTGCCGTAATTGAAGGAATTTGTTTCCACTTCCGCTGGCTTCTTGAATGCCAGGCCAAGAAGTGCAAGATTTCTGACACGATTCGCTTTGCAGGCGGGCTTGCAAGAATCAACATCATGAACCAGATTCTTGCAGACATTACAGGCCATACCATTGAAACGGTCAAGCATCCGCAGTACGTGGGCGCACTTGGCGCTGCAGCCGTTGCCGCAATCGGCCTTGGGCAAATGAAATTCGAAGACATTCACAACTACATCGAGATTACGAACACCTACACGCCGAATCCCGAGAATCACGAGATTTACAACAAAATCTACAAGAAGTTCCTTGCTAAAGTCAAAAGCGACCGAAAGCTTGTGAAAGGATAA
- a CDS encoding class I SAM-dependent rRNA methyltransferase, which produces MKAITLKAGRDKSALRYHPWIFSGAIDEVVGDPELGDVVEVYSYRSDFLGLAAYSPKSQIRGRFWTFGNEGKNTKIDREFFSDLLDRAIAARKSRGFDIADKENAFRLVNAENDGIPGCIIDKYADIYSVEILAAGAEVNRKIIYELLAEKTGCRGIYERCDSEVRKKEGLPLRTGTVFGEVPDEPVIINENGILFPIDVKNGHKTGYYLDQRDARRRVGELTAGKKVLNCFCYTGGFGLYALRGGCEKVYQVDVSKDALKLAKEGIMRNKLSTAHATHVEADVFQYLRKCRDKAETFDFIVLDPPKFVESKDNLQKGARGYKDINMLALKLLAEGGMLATFSCSGLMEMDLFQKIIADAAADAHRRVQIIERFGQPADHPVNTAFPEGQYLKGLLVQVV; this is translated from the coding sequence ATGAAAGCGATTACATTAAAAGCCGGGCGTGATAAATCCGCCCTCCGTTACCACCCCTGGATTTTTAGCGGCGCCATCGACGAAGTTGTCGGGGACCCTGAACTTGGTGACGTTGTCGAAGTTTACAGCTACCGCAGTGATTTTCTAGGCCTCGCGGCATACTCCCCAAAATCCCAGATCCGCGGACGTTTTTGGACGTTCGGGAACGAAGGCAAGAATACAAAAATCGATCGAGAGTTCTTTAGCGACCTCCTTGACCGAGCTATCGCTGCCCGCAAGAGCCGCGGTTTTGACATTGCCGATAAGGAAAACGCATTCCGCCTCGTAAACGCTGAAAATGACGGCATTCCTGGTTGCATCATAGACAAATATGCCGACATTTACTCTGTCGAAATTCTCGCAGCAGGTGCCGAAGTCAATCGCAAAATCATTTACGAACTGCTCGCCGAAAAGACGGGCTGCCGCGGCATCTACGAACGCTGCGATTCCGAAGTCCGCAAAAAAGAAGGATTGCCGTTACGCACGGGCACGGTCTTTGGTGAAGTTCCCGATGAACCGGTTATCATCAACGAAAACGGCATTTTGTTCCCCATCGATGTGAAGAACGGTCACAAGACGGGTTATTACCTCGACCAGCGCGATGCAAGACGCCGCGTAGGAGAACTCACGGCCGGTAAAAAAGTACTCAACTGCTTCTGCTACACTGGCGGTTTCGGTCTCTACGCACTTCGTGGCGGGTGCGAAAAAGTTTATCAAGTCGATGTTTCCAAGGACGCGCTCAAGCTCGCCAAGGAAGGCATCATGAGGAACAAATTAAGTACAGCACACGCAACACATGTCGAAGCCGACGTATTCCAGTACCTGCGCAAATGCCGCGACAAGGCCGAAACGTTTGACTTTATCGTACTTGACCCGCCTAAGTTTGTCGAAAGCAAAGACAATTTGCAAAAAGGCGCCCGCGGTTATAAAGACATCAACATGCTTGCGTTAAAGCTCCTTGCCGAAGGAGGTATGCTTGCAACATTCAGCTGTTCAGGCCTCATGGAAATGGACCTGTTCCAAAAGATTATCGCCGATGCTGCAGCCGACGCTCACCGCCGCGTGCAAATTATCGAACGATTTGGTCAACCAGCCGACCATCCCGTGAATACAGCCTTCCCCGAAGGGCAATATCTCAAGGGATTACTCGTTCAAGTCGTGTAA
- a CDS encoding FecR family protein: protein MVSSFRTDFLQAGLFGVALVFALSLIACDKDDPSKKNANKDLPLKHEFSAVVLDVTGDARIKVDGEASNLSLGQNIYEKTQLTSGVASSVVLSVADGSALKIDGKSDVQFDVAIESLKRSLSVSLLHGRLLFDVQKQAVKDEFVFRTEKVSAIARGAAGFIEYTDGLNVSSLKEGSVDVSVNGDSLQPVKNGQTMISNVNGVKTLSLASSGTLILARAIDSIATEAASELGIRASKLNLDKLETLLLAFDESFNKKADSLIKKTQVEFKPKVLNEYIGKPSVTLEALYVPGGLISVQGLVDTISESGLYKRTIEWEDSTAFGPKRFIVNCGNGEVEYICHTWNMNFVSAKMAEVLTKADERKANVVKDSAQQPKILKPTIVIEGSGRERIHVLPEERDIPATLRFSVAGLMGADLKQIKKIVVKRKGVVIKTFSGDELTTNSFKLPLRLKQNRVAHIEISVYFVNGKRIKVRKVYETYCYFENYEGGKKSNRINDMTAEEEYKNVVSKHLLKDE, encoded by the coding sequence ATGGTAAGTTCGTTTCGAACCGATTTTTTGCAAGCGGGACTATTTGGTGTAGCCCTCGTTTTTGCGTTATCTCTGATTGCTTGTGATAAAGATGATCCTTCGAAAAAAAATGCAAATAAGGATTTGCCCCTAAAACATGAATTTAGTGCTGTAGTGCTTGATGTAACAGGTGATGCAAGGATAAAGGTTGATGGGGAAGCATCCAACTTGAGCTTGGGACAGAACATCTACGAAAAAACGCAACTGACGTCTGGAGTCGCTTCTTCAGTCGTGCTTTCGGTAGCCGATGGTTCGGCTTTAAAGATTGATGGAAAATCGGATGTCCAATTTGATGTTGCTATTGAGTCTTTAAAACGTTCTTTATCGGTTTCGCTCCTTCATGGTAGATTGCTGTTCGATGTACAAAAGCAAGCGGTCAAAGATGAGTTTGTTTTTCGGACTGAAAAGGTTTCGGCAATTGCTCGTGGTGCAGCAGGCTTTATTGAATATACCGACGGCCTGAATGTTTCCTCGCTCAAGGAAGGTTCCGTTGATGTTTCTGTGAATGGTGATTCTTTACAGCCTGTCAAGAACGGACAAACTATGATTTCCAATGTGAATGGTGTTAAAACTCTTTCGTTGGCTAGTTCGGGAACGCTCATTTTGGCGCGTGCTATAGATTCGATAGCGACTGAGGCCGCTTCAGAACTAGGAATTCGTGCTTCCAAATTGAATCTTGATAAACTGGAAACTTTGCTGCTTGCTTTTGATGAATCTTTTAACAAGAAGGCCGATAGTCTTATAAAGAAGACCCAGGTCGAATTTAAGCCGAAGGTCCTGAATGAATATATTGGAAAACCGAGTGTTACGCTAGAAGCTTTGTATGTGCCAGGAGGCTTGATCTCGGTGCAGGGACTTGTAGATACTATTTCTGAAAGTGGGCTGTACAAGCGGACTATTGAATGGGAAGACTCTACGGCTTTTGGTCCGAAGCGTTTTATTGTAAATTGTGGCAATGGCGAGGTGGAATACATCTGCCATACGTGGAATATGAATTTTGTTTCGGCTAAAATGGCTGAGGTTTTGACGAAGGCCGATGAACGTAAGGCCAACGTTGTAAAGGATTCCGCTCAACAACCTAAAATTCTAAAGCCGACCATTGTTATAGAAGGCTCGGGACGTGAACGAATTCATGTGTTGCCCGAAGAACGCGATATTCCGGCAACACTCCGTTTTAGCGTGGCTGGCTTGATGGGTGCTGATTTAAAACAAATTAAGAAGATTGTTGTCAAGCGTAAAGGCGTTGTGATTAAAACGTTTAGCGGTGATGAACTGACGACAAATTCTTTTAAGTTGCCGCTTCGATTGAAACAGAATAGAGTTGCTCATATTGAAATCTCCGTGTATTTTGTGAATGGCAAGCGCATCAAAGTCCGAAAAGTTTACGAAACGTATTGCTATTTTGAAAATTACGAAGGTGGCAAAAAGAGCAATCGAATCAACGATATGACGGCAGAAGAAGAGTACAAAAACGTGGTATCAAAGCACTTGCTCAAGGATGAATAG
- a CDS encoding VanZ family protein, whose translation MFESLFDKYPFFRKVPAILCMAIIFKISSMTSYELEDFPHVWDKLAHTCEYATLAGCFCMWWARGQWSLKPWLKVLIVMAIALAYGCTDEYHQSFVEGRDCSGYDLIADALGGMIGGSVYVLVVWILNRYDPLPSTVNE comes from the coding sequence ATGTTTGAATCGCTCTTTGACAAGTACCCGTTTTTCAGAAAAGTCCCAGCCATCCTCTGCATGGCGATAATCTTCAAAATTTCATCGATGACATCTTATGAACTCGAAGATTTCCCGCATGTGTGGGATAAACTGGCGCATACGTGCGAATATGCGACTTTGGCGGGTTGCTTTTGCATGTGGTGGGCACGTGGCCAGTGGTCTTTGAAACCGTGGCTCAAGGTGCTAATCGTGATGGCTATTGCGCTTGCTTACGGTTGCACGGACGAATATCACCAGAGTTTTGTGGAAGGGCGCGATTGCAGCGGTTATGATTTGATCGCCGATGCTCTTGGCGGCATGATTGGCGGCTCGGTGTACGTGTTGGTTGTGTGGATTCTCAATCGCTATGACCCGTTGCCGTCAACAGTGAATGAATAG
- the murB gene encoding UDP-N-acetylmuramate dehydrogenase — MIILENVPMCEHTSFKVGGPAKYFIKTESVDDIKEAIAFANEHTLPSYILGKGTNLLVSDRGYNGVIIQLGKFFSEITNLGNGKICVKGATPLARLARYTINEGLAGIHKLAGIPGSLGGAIFMNAGAYGQDVSQTCVEVESINSAGNLHTRAAADCKFAYRHSIFQELAASVTSAESAETILSATFQLTPAIELGKTVKDIENEMQECMTKRRNSQPLSMPNAGSTFKRLDAGAAETPTQIAPGYYIEQAGLKGYRIGGAEVSRVHANFIVNVGGATAADIKTLSEYVQNAVAQKFGIQLKREIILLGKF, encoded by the coding sequence ATGATTATTCTTGAAAATGTACCGATGTGCGAGCACACGTCCTTTAAAGTAGGCGGTCCCGCAAAATATTTTATCAAAACAGAATCTGTTGACGATATCAAAGAAGCAATCGCATTTGCAAATGAGCACACGCTCCCGAGCTACATACTCGGCAAAGGCACAAACTTGCTCGTTTCAGACCGCGGTTACAACGGCGTCATCATCCAGCTCGGTAAGTTTTTCTCGGAAATCACGAATCTCGGCAACGGGAAAATTTGCGTCAAAGGCGCCACGCCACTTGCTCGCCTCGCCCGCTATACCATTAACGAAGGGCTTGCCGGCATCCACAAACTCGCAGGCATCCCCGGGAGCCTCGGCGGTGCGATTTTTATGAACGCAGGCGCTTATGGACAAGATGTTTCGCAAACTTGCGTTGAAGTCGAAAGCATCAATTCTGCCGGCAATTTGCACACGCGAGCCGCAGCAGATTGCAAATTTGCCTACCGCCACAGCATTTTTCAAGAACTCGCGGCATCCGTAACTTCTGCAGAAAGCGCCGAAACAATCCTTTCTGCCACATTCCAGCTCACGCCTGCCATAGAACTCGGCAAAACAGTCAAGGATATCGAAAACGAAATGCAAGAATGCATGACAAAGCGCCGCAATTCGCAACCGCTTTCCATGCCCAATGCAGGCAGCACCTTCAAGCGTCTCGATGCCGGCGCCGCCGAAACGCCAACACAAATCGCACCAGGTTACTACATCGAACAAGCTGGCTTAAAAGGCTACCGCATAGGCGGCGCCGAAGTAAGCCGCGTCCATGCAAATTTCATCGTAAACGTAGGCGGAGCAACCGCAGCAGACATCAAGACGCTTAGCGAATACGTACAAAATGCCGTTGCCCAAAAATTCGGCATCCAACTAAAACGCGAAATTATATTGCTTGGGAAATTTTAA
- a CDS encoding CHC2 zinc finger domain-containing protein, translated as MTEEELKQFKAALSITAVATALGVPVVRGRCRCFFPTRHSHGDRTPSVSFSEERGTFRCWVCDDVRGDVISLVQIVKNCSFLEALNWLKETYGFLVPGAKSPVQNYAAAPNISPAVASAQVHTTAQNASFVAKVAVREAALEYTSPEPAKELVSEDERKKIILSFLKMLSPVDKTPAASYLARRRIYKPIWDKMLLRTIMDYGALNNKLKETYDLEVLKYVGLFSEKGNLRYYKHPLFFPYLDAKRRSFYFQARAIDSTVVPKELNLRGTVPFPYNVSALDGRPGWVYLCEGVVDTLTFLGQRIAAIGIPGVRSFKTEWLPLFKNKSVVLCLDKDEAGRSGTEYLQTVFANANIRTVVLGDGVDQFGKLSMKEGEDINDWFGGKK; from the coding sequence ATGACAGAAGAGGAACTCAAACAATTTAAGGCGGCGCTCTCGATTACTGCAGTAGCGACTGCGCTAGGTGTGCCTGTGGTGCGTGGTCGTTGCCGTTGCTTTTTTCCGACTCGTCATTCACACGGCGATAGAACGCCTTCTGTTTCGTTCTCGGAAGAACGTGGAACTTTCCGATGCTGGGTCTGCGATGATGTCCGTGGCGATGTGATTTCGCTTGTCCAGATTGTCAAGAATTGTTCCTTTTTAGAAGCTTTGAACTGGCTCAAGGAAACGTATGGATTCTTGGTGCCTGGGGCAAAATCTCCGGTGCAAAATTATGCGGCTGCACCGAATATTTCGCCCGCAGTTGCTTCGGCGCAGGTTCATACGACAGCGCAAAACGCCTCGTTTGTGGCAAAAGTGGCGGTGCGCGAAGCGGCTCTTGAATATACCTCACCAGAGCCTGCAAAAGAACTTGTCTCAGAAGATGAACGCAAGAAGATTATTCTTTCGTTCCTTAAAATGTTGAGCCCGGTCGATAAGACTCCGGCTGCATCATACCTTGCTCGGCGCCGCATTTACAAGCCTATTTGGGACAAAATGCTTTTGCGTACGATAATGGATTATGGCGCACTCAACAACAAGCTCAAGGAAACTTACGATTTGGAAGTCCTCAAGTACGTGGGACTTTTTAGTGAAAAAGGTAACTTGAGGTATTACAAGCATCCGCTGTTTTTCCCGTATCTCGACGCCAAACGCCGTTCGTTTTATTTTCAGGCGCGAGCCATCGATAGCACGGTTGTTCCGAAGGAACTGAACTTGCGCGGAACGGTTCCGTTCCCCTACAACGTTTCGGCTCTTGATGGAAGGCCTGGGTGGGTTTACCTTTGCGAAGGCGTGGTCGATACGCTTACGTTTTTGGGTCAACGCATTGCTGCCATTGGAATTCCTGGAGTGCGTTCGTTCAAGACGGAATGGCTTCCGCTCTTTAAAAATAAGAGTGTTGTACTTTGTTTGGACAAGGATGAGGCGGGCCGTAGTGGCACGGAGTATTTGCAGACGGTTTTTGCAAACGCGAACATCCGCACGGTTGTGCTTGGCGATGGTGTCGATCAGTTCGGTAAATTGTCAATGAAAGAAGGCGAAGACATCAACGATTGGTTTGGTGGGAAGAAGTGA
- a CDS encoding GspE/PulE family protein — MAEAECCGECVMESDEKSAAPLKVAVPNASDELLLEKIRFITQQQIIPEEHSPAEIRLMHSHAESIDDEDLFKDIKQLDASRNTSWESAPIINLVDSLIVKALQKKATDIHLEPMADALRVRFRIDGLLTEYRTFPQWLAEPVLIRLKVMANVDITERRLPHDGSFAFEDFHEKVNVRLSTIPISNGEKCVLRLLPANDSAQTLASLEFSEKTLQALRCIFSAPQGVFLVTGPTGSGKTTTLYAGLREIIQQKINVTTIEDPVEYELRGANQVPVNEKCGFTFAVALRSILRQDPDVILVGEIRDAETAQIAIRAAQTGHFVLSTLHTNSAKSATSRLIDLGISQSILNETLLGVFAQRLVRKLDKNESCKSTHHYKGRTVVCELLLPNNTYADGTMQEYAQKLVAEGITDEEEITRVLGI, encoded by the coding sequence ATGGCGGAAGCCGAGTGCTGCGGAGAATGTGTCATGGAAAGCGATGAAAAAAGCGCCGCGCCCCTGAAAGTCGCAGTTCCAAATGCAAGCGACGAACTTTTACTTGAAAAAATCCGTTTTATCACGCAGCAACAAATCATTCCCGAAGAACATTCCCCTGCCGAAATTCGGCTAATGCACAGCCACGCAGAATCTATCGATGATGAAGATTTGTTCAAAGACATCAAGCAACTTGATGCATCGCGCAACACATCCTGGGAATCAGCGCCCATTATAAATCTCGTCGATAGCCTTATCGTCAAGGCATTGCAGAAAAAAGCAACCGACATTCACCTTGAACCGATGGCTGATGCTCTCCGCGTACGTTTCCGCATTGACGGACTTTTAACTGAATACCGCACATTTCCGCAATGGCTCGCTGAGCCTGTATTGATACGCCTCAAGGTCATGGCAAATGTCGATATCACAGAGCGCCGTTTGCCGCACGACGGGAGTTTTGCATTTGAGGATTTTCACGAGAAAGTGAACGTGCGCTTAAGTACAATCCCGATTAGCAATGGCGAAAAATGCGTTTTGCGACTGCTCCCCGCAAATGATTCCGCACAAACGCTCGCTAGTCTCGAGTTTAGCGAAAAAACGCTCCAAGCACTCCGATGCATTTTCAGCGCACCGCAAGGGGTATTCCTTGTAACAGGCCCCACCGGGAGCGGCAAAACAACAACGCTTTATGCAGGACTCCGCGAAATCATCCAGCAAAAAATCAACGTCACGACCATCGAAGATCCGGTAGAATACGAACTCCGCGGAGCCAATCAAGTTCCCGTAAACGAGAAATGCGGATTCACGTTTGCGGTCGCATTGCGTTCCATTTTGCGCCAAGACCCAGACGTGATTCTCGTTGGAGAAATTCGCGATGCAGAAACTGCACAAATTGCAATTCGAGCCGCACAAACAGGGCATTTCGTCTTGAGCACGTTGCACACGAACAGCGCCAAATCCGCAACATCTCGCTTAATTGATCTCGGCATTTCTCAAAGTATTTTAAACGAAACCTTGCTCGGAGTTTTCGCACAACGCCTCGTAAGAAAGCTAGACAAAAACGAGTCTTGCAAGTCCACCCATCATTACAAAGGCAGAACCGTTGTCTGTGAATTACTCTTACCCAATAACACCTACGCCGACGGCACCATGCAAGAATATGCGCAAAAACTTGTTGCAGAAGGAATTACAGATGAGGAGGAAATAACAAGAGTGCTAGGGATATGA